GGCCTTCAGCAGGTTTTGATGGCGCGGTTATCGATTTGAACGGAAAATCCCTAATAGCTTCGATGGATCCAATTACTGGCGCTGTTGAGCGCATTGGCTGGCTTGCGGTGAACATCAACGCGAATGATGTTGCCACCTTCGGTGTGGAACCAGCGTTTTTCCTTTCATGCATACTCCTTCCAGAAAATGCCGATCGAAAAATCATCGAGGTTATCTGTTCGCAGATGGATGCCGCTGCAAGAGATTTGAAGATAGCAATTATTGGTGGACACTGCGAGATAACGCCTGGACTTGCCAATCCAGTTGTTATAGGATGTGCCCTTGGAATCGCGGAGAAAGGGTGTTACGTCACTGCTGGTGGAGCCAAGCCAGGAGACAAACTTATTTTGACAAAAAGTGCTGGCATGGAAGGAACAGCCATACTTGCAACTGAACACTATAATAGGCTTCTAAATATGGGCGCCGATGATAAGCTGTTAAAGTCTGCACAGAAGTTTTTTGAGAGAATAAGCGTTGTTAAAGATGGCATTGCAGCCTTCAAAACAGGTGGAGTAGATGCAATGCACGACCCAACAGAAGGCGGTGTCCTCGGAGGCATTCATGAAATGGCAGATGCCTCAAACTTGGGCGTTAAAATTTTCGAAGAGAAAATTCCAGTGGCAAAGGAAACCGCGGAAATCTGTAGGCTTTTGGGGATAGATCCATTACAACTGATAAGCTCCGGAGCCATGCTTATCGCGGCAAAACCAGAATACACGGAATACATAATCGAAAAATTGAAAGAGGAGAAAATTGAGGCTTCTGTAATTGGCGAGTTCTTAGGCGATCCAAAAGCGCGTGTAATGGTTCGGAAAGATAAACGTGAAACAAGTCTCCTACGTCCGGAATGTGACCATTTATGGATGGCATTAACAACGCATAAAAGGGTCTCATAACGGTAAATGTTGCATGCTAACGTTTTTTCAAGAAGAATTTTACGCCCCGCCACTTATCCCTAACTATTTCAAGGTTACCAGCAACATTTCCATGAATCGAGTAGAAAATGTAGCAGAGATAGGTGCATCTTTCACATTCACTATACTTTCTGCGGAGGGCTTCAAACCTCTCACTTTTCCAAAGGTTGGGCAGATCGAAAATCGAGGCAACCGGTTCATGAAGGTGGCAACCAGCAACTTCACCTCGATGATTTATTACAAAGAAATTCTGAAGCGCACGGCACCTCCAAATTCTCTTATTCTCAAGATAAAGGTGCTTAACAGCCTCCAAAACTTTCGTTGTGATTAAAACATTGTCGTCTTCTCGCTTCATTTCTAGAAGTGAGTCGCAAACCTTTATCATGGCATCCCTATCCCTTATTAGAAAATGGTCTTCAGCCTTACCTATCTTGAAAAGGGAGTTTGAACATTCCGCCGCATCATAAGAGTATAGGGAATACCATACTGGGATACCTCTGTCTAGGAAGTATTTGGTGAAGTCAACAATCTCGTAAAGATTAGCCTGCGAAATGGTTGGAGTTACACTTACGTTGATGCCTTCTTTATGGAGCTTTTCAACAGCTTCCATAGCCCTTTTCCATGCGCCTTTAACGCCTCTTATGTGGTCGTTTTTTCCCGGGTTTAGGCTGTCTATTGAAATTGCTACAAAATTTGCGTGTCGTAAAGCGTCAATTTTTTCAGCTGCCATACTGCCGTTATCATAAACTGTTGTGAAAAAGTAACGTGATGCATATTCAATTATTTCATTGATGTCTGCTCTCAAGAGTGGATTGCCGCCAGATATTAAAACTTCAACAACGCCTAGTTTCCGAAGGATATCTAAACCCTGTTTAATCTCCTCAGTTGACAGTTCCTCATCATCTTGTTCTCGCCAGACATTGCATCCAGCACAACGGTAATTGCATTTCCTTGTAACCATCCATTGGACATGGTAGGGTCTGTTTGGAGCTAAAACCCGCGATACAATGCCTAAGGCTTTCCTAATTGACATCTAAGGCACCGCTTGAACCCGCACGATCATTTTATCATCAATACCTTTCGGTTTGAGATATAAAACTGTTAATGGCACGAATGAAACTTTAAAACTTGAAGGAGCTATAAATCCTTTTAATCTCTTAGGCTACCAATTTGGAATAATTGTTACGCACAGTGAGATGGTGTAGCTGGTGACTATCCAGAAAGTGGACGTTGTGGTGCTCACCAAAAACAGCGAAAGAGTTCTAGAAAAATGTCTAAACTCAATTTATAGGAACATTCCAGTGAACCGCTTAATAATAGTTGATGGATACTCAACCGACAATACTTTGAGGATTGTTGAAAAGTTTAGAGAGAAATGTGAGAATGTGGTTCTGTTAATGGACAATGGGACGCGAGGGAGTGCAAGAATGAAGGGCATAAACGAAACAGAAACAGACTGGTTCGTCTTTGTAGACAGTGACGTCGTATTATGCAATAAATGGTTTGAAAAGGCCAAAAGTCTTGTAAGAGAAGACGTTGGAGGGGTCTGGGGTATAGAGATATGGGAAGGCATCAAAAACCCAATTGTACTGAAGCTATTTCTGAAAATAACTAGGAAAATTTTCGATTTGAGGGGAGGAACCCACGATCTGCTCGTACGACGAGACATAATAAAGGACATAAACATACCAAGAAATTTACACGTTTTTGAAGATGCTTTCATTAAAGAATGGATTGAGAAAAAAGGCTATAAACTGGTCGCAGCCTATGACCCATACTGCATACATTACAGACCACCAGAAGCTTGGACGATAGATGGAAGCATCCGCATACTTATTGAGAACCTGCGCTTCGGAGAACTTCGTAGGCTTCCAAAATTATGCATGGCATACGCGTTTTACACAGTTTATGTCTTGTACAGAAGTTTATTTAAAAAGATTAAAAGCTAGACAGCTGTTCCTATGGGTATTCTCTCGTGTACCGTGAAAGCAAAGCTTTCTTTGTTAATATATAAAAAGAACCAATAATAAACCATAGTAGAGAAACTTTCAGATAACCATTTTTCTCAAATCTCCTCATTGAAACGTACCCCTTTGCGTTGCGGACGAATTTCATTTTTCCATATTTCCTCAGCTTTAAGGACATATCCACATCTTCACCACATGCATTTTTATCTGTGAAGCCTCCAACCTTTTCAAAGGCGTCCCTTTTAATCGCAACAGCTGTCCCTAATTTTCCAAAACATGGGATTTTTGCTTTCCTCAAAATTAGATTTGATAATTCCTCTTTGCCGTATGCTAGCCATGCTTTCAATTTTCCTTCTTTAGGAAGCAAATCTCCATACGCGGCCACAACTTTGTCTTCATTTAGATATGGCAGAACTGCATCAATCCAGTTTGGAAGGAGAGTTATATCGGCATCTACGAAGAGGAGGATGTCTCCCCGTGCTTCTTTCGCTCCGATGTTTCTTCCAGCGGGTATTATGCAGTTTTGAATTAATACTTTGTCCGCGTATTTTCTAGCTATGTCTACAGTTTTATCTTTCGAATGTGAATCAACAACTATTATTTCTTTGCTAGTGTATGTCTGATTCTTAAGAGACTTTAGGCAGTCTTCTATGTAACGCTCCTCATTAAGGGTTGTTACTATTATTGAAACTAATTTTGACATGACGGCTCCGTTTTCTGGCTTAGGTAATGGCTTTATTCTCTCTACCTAGTTAAAAATTTTCATGAAGGGTTGGGGAAAACCTAAATTGTATGTTTGCAGATGGTGTTTAACAAGTTGTTGGGTTGATGGTTTATGGCGGAAGAGGAAGACCCGGTTAAGTTGCATAAGGATGGAAACACGTTATACGAGACTGGCAAGTATGAGGAGGCTAAAGAAAAGTTTCTGAAGGCTTCTGAGCTATACAAGGGGAAGAACAACTTCTTTGACGCCACATATGCCCTCTTCAAGGCTGGCGAATGCGCTTTCATGCTGAAGGATTATGCCGGAGCCGCTGAGTATTTCCTTAAGTCTGCTGAGCTTTCCTTCCAAAAGGGCTTTGACAGGTTTGGTGTCAGCGCATTGGAGTATGCAAGAGACTGCTATAGAGCCTTAGGCGAAAACGAGAAAGTTACGGAGACTGAGAAAAGGATAAAAGAGATTAAAGCGAAGCTCGAAGAGTCCTTCTAGAAACTGTTGCATTCCTCCTTTTTATTCTATCTATGCCAAAATAAACGATTTTAATTTCCTTGCGTCATTTTAACATGGCAGAGTAAAGTGTGTTATTATGCCTACACTCTTTAGGGCTCTGGCGGAATTATGTGAGAGACTTGAGGGAATGAGCCGGCGGGTTCCAGCCATAAATCTTGTAGCGGATTTTCTGAAAAGCCTTGAGCCAGATGAGATTGAGCCAGCAGTTTCAATGATTTTGGGGAGACCTTTTCCAAAATGGAGTCAGCAAACTCTTGATGTGAGTTGGGCAACTTTAAGCGAGATTATTAAGCGTATAACTGGGGTTGAGTGGAAAGTTTTCCTTGAAGCCTTTAACAAGACTGGGGATGTGGGTTCTGCTGCAAAGATTGTCTTTGAAAGCTGTAAGGTCAGGCGGCAGGCAGTGCTCCTTGAAAAACCTTTAACGATATTGGAGGTTAGGCGGAGTTTTGAGGCTATAGCTGAAACCGTTGGATATGGCTCTAAAGAGAAGAAAGAGCGCCTAGTCGAGGCTCTGTTTAGTTTGGCTTCCCCCATTGAGGCAAAGTATCTGGTTAAAATATTCATTGGCGAGATGCGAACCGGCTTTCATGAAGGATTGATGGAACAAGCAGTTTCAAAGGCTTTTCAGATACCGCTTGAAGCCGTTAAAAAGGCTGGAATGGCGCTTGGGGATATCTGCACTGTGGCGGCGTTAATTAAGACTGAAGGGAGGGAAGCGCTTTCAAAAATTAGCTTTCAAGTTTTTAGGCCCGTTAAGCTTATGCTGGCTCAAATGGCTAATGACGTGGCTGAAGCTTTAAAAGAGCATGGCGGACGAACAGCCTTTGAGCATAAACTTGACGGTGCTCGGGTTCAAATTCATAAGTGCGGTGATGACGTGCGAATTTTCAGCCGTAGATTAACAGACGTCACCCAAAGTTTGCCAGAAATAGCCGACATTGTAAAAAGGGAGGTTAAAGCCCGTGAAGCCATTATGGAGGGCGAGGTAATAGCCATAGATAATAAAGGGCACCCGATTCCTTTCCAGCACCTTATGCGGAGGTTTAAGAGGGTTCATGAAATAGAAGATGTGGCTGAAACAATCCCGGTTAGGCTTTACCTCTTTGACGTTTTATACTTGAACGGTGAAAGCCTAATTTCGCTGCCCTATCTTCAGCGGAGACAAATGTTGGCTGAAAATGCCGGAGGAATACCATTGACAAAGCAGATAATTACAGACGATGTCCAGGAGGCAGAGCAATTCCTTAAAGAAGCTATCGACTGTGGGCATGAGGGGCTTATGGCTAAGAGGTTAAACAGCGAATACACGCCTGGAATTCGTGGAAAACATTGGTTGAAGATAAAGCCAATTCTTGAACCATTAGACTTGGTTATTGTCGCCACCGAATATGGTTATGGACGGAGACGCGAGTGGCTTTCAGACTATTATCTGGCGGCCCGTGACGCTGAAACTGGCGAATTTTTAATTGTTGGCAAAACCTTCAAGGGATTAACGGACTCCGAAATCATCGAGATGACAAGACGCCTAAAAGAGCTAGCCATAAAAGAGGAGTACCGCAGGGTCGACGTCACTCCAAAAATTGTTGTGGAGGTAGCCTATAACGAAATTCAGAAAAGCCCAAAATACAAGTGCGGCATGGCACTGCGGTTTGCACGGATAACCCGCATAAGGGATGATAAAAACCCAGAGGAAGCCGACACCATACAGAAGGTTAGGGAAATCTACCAAAAACAATTTTTGAAAAAGGGTAATATAAGGCTAGAAGACAGCATTTAATGTGCCGTTCCCCACGTCATCAAGGAAGATTTGAAATGACAAAGACACGAAAACCTAGCATTTCATACGATGAATTTTACAGTCGACAACTTGTTATGAAGGAGCTTGGACGTGAAGGACAGGAGAAGCTTGCAAGGGCAAGGGTTGCTGTTGTTGGGCTCGGCGGACTTGGCACGGTTGCATCACTTTATTTGACACTTGCTGGTGTTGGCTACCTACGCCTAATAGACCAAGACACAGTGGAGCCACACAATCTCCACAGACAAGTCTTGTACACGCCAGAAGATCTGCGATATCCAAAGGCTGAGGTTTCTGCAAAGAAGCTCATGGAGATAAACCCCTTCGTTAAGGTCGAAGCTGTTCCAGAGAACTTGAACGTGGACAATACCGAAAAACTGTTGAAAGGCGTGGACTGTGTTGTTGACGGCTTGGATAATATGCGCACCCGCTATATCGTTAATCGAACTTGCATAAAGCTTAAGATCCCATATGTTTTTGGAGCTGCCATAGGCGTAGAGGGCAACCTTTCAGTTTTCGCCCCGCCCGAAACCCCATGCCTAGAATGCGTCTTGCCAAACATTGATGATAGAAACCTACTAACATGCGATGTTAGGGGAGTTTTGGGCGCAACTCCGGGAATCATTGGAACAATTGAGGCTATGGAAACAATAAAACTGCTAGCTGGAATTGGAACACCATTAAAAGGTAAGCTTATGGTATGCGACTTCAGCGACATGTACTTCACCACAATAAACATATACAAAAGGGAAAACTGCCCAGCATGCCGAGGAGAAGTCGCCGCCCAAAAACCACGGGAAAAGCTTGTATGGCTATGCGGAAGAAAAACAGCCAACATAAACCCCGAAAAACCAACAAAACTAAACCTCGAAACCATCCACACCAAAATAGAGCAAAACTTCAAAGTGCGTGTAAAATCTTCAATGGCCATAGTCTTCACACACAAAAACTACGAGATAACGCTGTTTAACGGCGGACGCATGCTAATAAAAAACGTAGACAATGAAGAAAAAGCCCTAAAAATCTATAAAGAAATAGCCCAAAAAATAGGGTTAAACCAATAAAACCTTTATTACACACTTAACAAAGCTTTAATTGAAAGCGTGCCGGGGTGGCCGAACGGTTCAGGCGGCTGCCTGCAGAGCAGCTATATGTGGGTTCAACTCCCACCCCCGGCTCTATTGGGCGAATCCGACTTTCAATAAATTGGTTATAACTTAAAGAAAGGAGGTTGGGAGCTATAGGGAATTTTTAAACAAAATTCTTGTTATGTTTTGGCATTTCATCTTTATTTTGTATATGTTTTTTCTTTGCTGGAATGCGAATACTGCGGCGATTAGCCCTATTATGGCGAGTATAATTGGGAGAATGTTTGGGCTGAATTCTGACACCACCCATGTTCCAACTATTTCGATTCGGTGGCTCGAATGGGTATAGTTTAGAGTTATGAAGACGTAGTCGTCATTTTCTGTTACCGTGTACTCGCTTTGATCTAATGCTTGTCCGTCAATTTTCACAGTCCATTCTGCGGGGCTTGCGTAGAGAAGCGTCCTTGGAATTGCCACTTGACAGAAGCCTGTTCCTGCGGCGCCGGTGACGTTGAAGCTTATGCCTGGAAGGTTTGGGTTGAAGTTGAAGTTGCTCATTGTGGAGTTTGTGAAGATTATGACATTATGGGTTCCAATGTAGTTTACTATTTGCTGGTAAGCTATGCGGAACTCCAAATCTTTTAGGCTGCTTAATGAAACGTTTTCCCACACCATTGTCTTGAGGTCTGTTGATGTCGAATCTGGTTGTGGCATGGTGCCCTGTGCATATAACAAGATTGTGCGGGTTCCATTGAAGGCACCTGTTATTGTTATTTTCAGTTTTTGGAACTCTCTCGGCGGCTCGTATGGGTCGTAGCTTGTCATGTTGAAGAACCTGTACAGTTTGAACCTTACATTGTCAACCACGTCTGTTGGCGGTTGGAGAATTAAGCCATTGAAGCTCAGAAGCATCCAGTCCTCGCCCAATCTGATCTCAGCTGAAAAGTTGCTCGCATCAATTATTGTCTCGTTTAGCAGGCGTAGTTGCCATGGCATATACCACGGGTTAGTGGCGTTCCAGTAATCTATGTAGAAACGTTTTATGTGGTTTAGCTCGGCTTTGAAGTCGCCCTCAAGGGTCCATGTTGCGGTGAAATTCGCTTTTCCATTTGTGTAGTTTATTATGGCATCGTACATTGTCAAATTGCAGTATTTAACACTCAAGTATTCCTCAAATATTTGGCGTAACTGCTCATTAGGCACTGTTTCTGGCAGCAGCGTGGTCATGTCACCCTCCAGTTGGGTGCTGTTTATTAACAATAAAGCATTTAGTGTCAACTTTTGTGTGTCGCTGAAGTACTGTGTATCCAAACGGAAGTCTTTGATGGCGTAGGCTGTGGCGTTTAGGATTTTAAGGTATGCTGTAATCTGCGTCCTGTATTCTGGTGGAACTGTTGGAGGCACCTTCTCCAGCATGTTTCCCCACAGTTCTGCAACGTTGCATAAAACAGCCATGTCTATCGTAGCTCGTTTTAGCGTGTGATAGTAGTCTAGTGTTAAAGAGACTTTTTCAACGGATGAAGAGACCGAGTCTAATATGGCGTACGCGAACTGTTCCGACTGGGGATAACCTCTAAACATCATCTGGTTTAGAAGTTTTGCAAAAAGCATCGTGAAGTTTCCATGCAAAGTGACATTATACCTAATTTCTGCACCGTTGCCGTCCGGCCACTCTGTCTTTGTTGTGTTTAATTGCGTGCATATGATTAGGCCGTCTGTCATGTTGGCAATCAAGCCATTTGGTCCTGGAAGCGTGCTGTTTAAATGGACGAGAAGACCTTCAAGGATTGTGGAGTTTATATTTCCTATTGGTGGCGGATAGTTGCCATAAGTAATGTTTATGTGGTCTGTTAGGCGTAATTCTGTTCTATTTCCATCGAAGTCCACTACGATATCCAAAAAGCCCGGAATGAAAGGTATAAGGTAGAATGTTATGTTTCCAGCGAATTCTCCATCTTCAAAGTCCGCCTTCACCGTTATATCTGTGGCGTTGAATGGAAACATCGACCCTAATGAGACTGGCAGTTTCGTCTCTCCTAGTAGGTTAAAGTTGAGCATGCCATTACCGTAACGGCCTGTCAACCCAAAATCGCTTGAGTTGAAGGGGTAGGTTTCGCCTGCCGCAGGCGGCATTAACACTGTTAAGGCTAGTGTTGTGTTTGATAGGCCGCTCTGAATCTTTGATTTAAAGAGCGCAGTTGTGGAGTTGAAGGGCCACTGAAACATGTCATCCGTTGGCAGGAGTAAAGCTCCGGATAAGAAGCCTGTTGTAGTTCTTCCAGCTGTTGAAAGGTTTATTGAAGCATTTATCAATGGGCCAGTGTTTTGTGGATATATATGCGTATAATTGAACAAACCGTCAAGAGCTATTGTGCCATTGGGATAGACTGTAAAATTAACTTGCATGTCTTCTGAAGGTGCGTCGAAAAGTGTGTAATTGTACTTTCTTGAAAGCGGAGCTGAATTAATGCTGTCTAAACGTGTCCAAGAGTTAACTTCAAATAGATTTATTCCGCTGATGTTTTGAGGGCTGAAATGGTTGTAAACGAGCTTAGGACCATAAAATTCAAAATATACTGTATGAATGCCAACGTCAAGGTGAGGCCAAACGGTTTGATAAACGTCTAGGTATTTTCCATTTTCAGATAACTGATAAACGTCAATAGCATAGTCGCTTTCCTCCTCAACTTCAACTTCAATTCCAACTCTTAGATAGTTAAATAATTCATTGCCGTCGGTGTCAACACCTTCATCTAATATTTTTCTCGTGAACCTTGCAGAATAATCAAAATCCGTATAATTATATGCTCGACTTAATGGAATAAATTTTCTGTAGTCAATTGTATAGCTGTAAGTTGATTCGTCTATCCAAAGGAGTTGTATCCAATCAATCATTGTGATGTTGGTCACATGAGAGGCATAAATTCTTGGTCCATAAATTGAAACGCTTACGTA
This sequence is a window from Candidatus Bathyarchaeia archaeon. Protein-coding genes within it:
- a CDS encoding AIR synthase family protein: MKLPFGKVPIEILKEVVFKNLGFKRREVVLGPSAGFDGAVIDLNGKSLIASMDPITGAVERIGWLAVNINANDVATFGVEPAFFLSCILLPENADRKIIEVICSQMDAAARDLKIAIIGGHCEITPGLANPVVIGCALGIAEKGCYVTAGGAKPGDKLILTKSAGMEGTAILATEHYNRLLNMGADDKLLKSAQKFFERISVVKDGIAAFKTGGVDAMHDPTEGGVLGGIHEMADASNLGVKIFEEKIPVAKETAEICRLLGIDPLQLISSGAMLIAAKPEYTEYIIEKLKEEKIEASVIGEFLGDPKARVMVRKDKRETSLLRPECDHLWMALTTHKRVS
- a CDS encoding radical SAM protein, with the protein product MSIRKALGIVSRVLAPNRPYHVQWMVTRKCNYRCAGCNVWREQDDEELSTEEIKQGLDILRKLGVVEVLISGGNPLLRADINEIIEYASRYFFTTVYDNGSMAAEKIDALRHANFVAISIDSLNPGKNDHIRGVKGAWKRAMEAVEKLHKEGINVSVTPTISQANLYEIVDFTKYFLDRGIPVWYSLYSYDAAECSNSLFKIGKAEDHFLIRDRDAMIKVCDSLLEMKREDDNVLITTKVLEAVKHLYLENKRIWRCRALQNFFVINHRGEVAGCHLHEPVASIFDLPNLWKSERFEALRRKYSECERCTYLCYIFYSIHGNVAGNLEIVRDKWRGVKFFLKKR
- a CDS encoding glycosyltransferase family 2 protein gives rise to the protein MTIQKVDVVVLTKNSERVLEKCLNSIYRNIPVNRLIIVDGYSTDNTLRIVEKFREKCENVVLLMDNGTRGSARMKGINETETDWFVFVDSDVVLCNKWFEKAKSLVREDVGGVWGIEIWEGIKNPIVLKLFLKITRKIFDLRGGTHDLLVRRDIIKDINIPRNLHVFEDAFIKEWIEKKGYKLVAAYDPYCIHYRPPEAWTIDGSIRILIENLRFGELRRLPKLCMAYAFYTVYVLYRSLFKKIKS
- a CDS encoding glycosyltransferase codes for the protein MSKLVSIIVTTLNEERYIEDCLKSLKNQTYTSKEIIVVDSHSKDKTVDIARKYADKVLIQNCIIPAGRNIGAKEARGDILLFVDADITLLPNWIDAVLPYLNEDKVVAAYGDLLPKEGKLKAWLAYGKEELSNLILRKAKIPCFGKLGTAVAIKRDAFEKVGGFTDKNACGEDVDMSLKLRKYGKMKFVRNAKGYVSMRRFEKNGYLKVSLLWFIIGSFYILTKKALLSRYTREYP
- a CDS encoding ATP-dependent DNA ligase, whose protein sequence is MPTLFRALAELCERLEGMSRRVPAINLVADFLKSLEPDEIEPAVSMILGRPFPKWSQQTLDVSWATLSEIIKRITGVEWKVFLEAFNKTGDVGSAAKIVFESCKVRRQAVLLEKPLTILEVRRSFEAIAETVGYGSKEKKERLVEALFSLASPIEAKYLVKIFIGEMRTGFHEGLMEQAVSKAFQIPLEAVKKAGMALGDICTVAALIKTEGREALSKISFQVFRPVKLMLAQMANDVAEALKEHGGRTAFEHKLDGARVQIHKCGDDVRIFSRRLTDVTQSLPEIADIVKREVKAREAIMEGEVIAIDNKGHPIPFQHLMRRFKRVHEIEDVAETIPVRLYLFDVLYLNGESLISLPYLQRRQMLAENAGGIPLTKQIITDDVQEAEQFLKEAIDCGHEGLMAKRLNSEYTPGIRGKHWLKIKPILEPLDLVIVATEYGYGRRREWLSDYYLAARDAETGEFLIVGKTFKGLTDSEIIEMTRRLKELAIKEEYRRVDVTPKIVVEVAYNEIQKSPKYKCGMALRFARITRIRDDKNPEEADTIQKVREIYQKQFLKKGNIRLEDSI
- a CDS encoding HesA/MoeB/ThiF family protein; protein product: MTKTRKPSISYDEFYSRQLVMKELGREGQEKLARARVAVVGLGGLGTVASLYLTLAGVGYLRLIDQDTVEPHNLHRQVLYTPEDLRYPKAEVSAKKLMEINPFVKVEAVPENLNVDNTEKLLKGVDCVVDGLDNMRTRYIVNRTCIKLKIPYVFGAAIGVEGNLSVFAPPETPCLECVLPNIDDRNLLTCDVRGVLGATPGIIGTIEAMETIKLLAGIGTPLKGKLMVCDFSDMYFTTINIYKRENCPACRGEVAAQKPREKLVWLCGRKTANINPEKPTKLNLETIHTKIEQNFKVRVKSSMAIVFTHKNYEITLFNGGRMLIKNVDNEEKALKIYKEIAQKIGLNQ